Proteins from a single region of Corynebacterium casei LMG S-19264:
- the rpsP gene encoding 30S ribosomal protein S16 gives MAAKIKLQRIGKIRNAQYRIIVADARTRRSGRAIENIGIYQPKEEPSVIQIDSERARYWIGVGAQPTEPVLALLKITGDWQKAKGLPGAEGTLKVAEEKPSKLELFNAALAEANNGPSVEAVTAKRAKAKEEKDAKAAAELAAAEAAKAAESSEEESAE, from the coding sequence ATGGCTGCAAAGATCAAACTTCAGCGTATCGGTAAGATCCGTAACGCACAGTACCGCATCATCGTTGCTGATGCCCGCACCCGCCGTTCCGGCCGTGCAATCGAGAACATCGGCATCTACCAGCCAAAGGAAGAGCCATCTGTCATCCAGATCGACTCTGAGCGTGCACGGTACTGGATCGGCGTTGGCGCACAGCCAACCGAGCCAGTACTCGCACTGCTGAAGATCACCGGTGACTGGCAGAAGGCTAAGGGTCTGCCAGGTGCAGAGGGCACCCTGAAGGTTGCAGAAGAGAAGCCATCCAAGCTGGAACTCTTCAACGCTGCATTGGCTGAGGCTAACAACGGCCCATCCGTTGAGGCTGTTACCGCTAAGCGCGCTAAGGCTAAGGAAGAAAAGGACGCTAAGGCTGCTGCTGAACTGGCTGCCGCAGAAGCTGCTAA